The Nicotiana sylvestris chromosome 6, ASM39365v2, whole genome shotgun sequence genomic sequence TCTGCGTGTGGAAGCAGAACTTTGTTTACCATTTCAAACAGTAGTTGGTACACTAGAAGGAAGGCCTTCTTGTGTACCTGTTCCCCGTGTTGTATGGTCTTGTCCTTCACTATGGCATTTCTGAAGTTAGACGAGCAAGTTCCCTCAACAGAAGACATACCATCAGTAGGCACCCCCAAAATACTTCCCAGAACAGCAATATCCATCATAAAATCAACACCATTCACCATCATACAAATATGATCATCCTCAATCGTAAAGAAGTCGGTATAAAAACTACGCACCTCTTCCTCATAAACTTTAGGACTGTCACTTGTGAACAGATGTGGCCATTGTTGGTGTTCACAGATCTCTACAAATTGGCGCATTCCGGTCATCTCCAGAATATCAAGGGAAAATGTACGTCCCCACATCACCTTTTGGTGTTTCAATTTTTCCTTGGGCATCACCAACCTTGGTCTTTTTGGAAGAACCAGGTTACTCATTGGCCTCAGCTTTCCTCTTCACTGATTTGGTAACACTCTTTAATTTGTCTGTAGATTTCCTAGAGATCTTCTCAGTAGACTCCTCAGCCACGTTTTCACAAGACTCCTCAACCACTTTCTCACTCTCTTTCTCACCAGGTTTTTCACCCTCAACCCTTCTCAACTCCTTTTCATTCACAGATGACTCCTTTTTGGACTTTGGAACAGTAAGGTTCTTTGAGGATTTACGAACTaaggaaccgggttcctcttCTGCCTCATCATCAACATTCACGACTAGTGCAGGAGGCACTACCTTTTCATTGACAACCTTTCCATCTTTCATcaatctcctcttcttcttttcctttctgttTCTCCTCAAGACTGACTCAAATTCTTCCTTCTTTTACAACCTCGTGATGGGTCTCTTAGACGTTGACCCCTGGAGAGGTGCCTTTCTACTCCTTGTACTAATAAAGCTTGCCAGAGCCATATTATCATAATCTTCTTCTTCACTATCTGCATTTTCCTCATCAGATAAAGGTCTCATTTCAGGAACAACTATGGACAAAGGCTCAGCATAGAAGTGAGGAGAGGGGGGAGGATCAATACTGACCTAGGGTGATTGAGAGAAACCAAGGGTTGGTTCCTCTTGAGTGGAGGGATCAGGTCCCTCAATTGGTGCCCTAGTAGTACTGTCTGGTGTTGATGTTTCAACAGGCACCAGTTCCCTACTCTCCACAAGTGTACTATTTTCTTCCCCCTAAGACTCAGACACACCTTCACCACCCTCAATAACACTTCCCTCAGCAGCTATTGCCAACATATTTTCTATGGCCTCTTGTTCTTGTAACCCCATGGTAAACTCAGAAGTAGGAAGAGTATTACCTATAGAATCAAGGCCAGGGGCTGTCATTGtcgattcaacatagatatgaccCATATCTTTTTCTTTGGCAGAGCTTTCTTCCACAGGTAGACTAGAAACTTTTAGATTTTCTTCTCTCTCTACTGTATCATGTTCGACCATTTCTTCAGGCGAGGCAGAAGGAGAGGTCACAGCCACAAACTTTTTGGGAGTTGAAGCTTTGCGACTCCGATGAGAACTAGTACTCGACTGGGTCGGAGAGGTAGATGGTTGTGACTTAGATTTAGGGTTTAGACTAGTCGGAGTGAGGAGTGTGGGCTCTAAACTGGGGTTTCAACAGGTGAAAACACAGTGGGAACGATGCTTGGAGCACTATGGGCTTCCTGATTTTCAGACACGATGGAGTTTAGTAAGTTGAAGAAGAAGGTGTTTGGtttgaagaaggaaaaagaagaattttggattttttgatatGGATAGTTGTGAAAGTGACTGTGAGAGGCGTTATTTAATAGGGGTGAGGGCCGGTTAGGAATAGGTGGCAATTTGGGATAGTTGACGATAATCATGGTTTTTGTTTGAGAATTTGACCCGAGTGCTACTCAtgttgagacaaactttgtggtgCAGATTTGGAGATGCGGCCTATTGAAAGTTATGTGATGAAGGTGGATCAAGTTTGTTTTGTCTGAAAATTCAAGCAAAGGAGGAGAATTGTTAGGTTTTGTCCTGATTTTCTTATCGTACTTcatttttctatctcttaaagGAAAGGAAAACATATTTACCATAACTGGGTTTTCCTTCTTTTAGAAGAAAATTATAAATCTCTCATATTTGGATACTCCCTCTTCTTGGAGGAAaaagtttggacttctataaattgaggattatTCCTTCttattcagtagcatccacaatgtagtcatATGGGTTTGAAAATcatgtttagggggagaacttttcGGGACAAGTGTTGGTGTGATACTTGTGTTTGTCTCTTTGTGAaattgttctctcgatattttgtactctttttAATATAGTGGACTGCTCATCTCCACCATAGACGTAGGTCAATTGACCGAACCATGGTAAATGATTGTGTtctttttggtatatttctcttctGTTTGATTTATCGTTGTTCAAGTATTGCTTCACTAGCTTTCACATGACACCTGAATATTTCGATCATAACAACACCAAGGCGTAATATTGCAGCTAATGTTATACACAAGTAACTTGATGCAAACTACGTCCTTCCCCTGTTAAGCCTCTGTGATAGAAACTAAAGGTTCATCAAACTATATAGAGAACGAGGTTCTCTATTAGTTCCCACAAAACACACACATACTACAGTAAGTAAATGACACAAAAATGAGTTTTACATGGAAAACTCCCAACTCACGGGATCAAAAACCTCGGCCTatccttgtaggatttcaacttcattaCTAGGCAAACTTTAGATTATAATCTATtgtaacttttaggatatgaattgaacctttaggatatgaattgaacctttaggatattagtttatgtattggaattttagtttataaattgaaattttaggatatgacttgaacttttgtggatatgagttgaacctttaggatatgaattgaaatttttgtgtatgaattgaacttttaggatatgcgttgaacctttaggatatgagttgaacctttaggatatgaattgaaatttttggtttatgtattggaattttagtttataaattgaaattttaggatatgacttgaacttttgtggatatgagttgaacctttaggatatgaattgaaatttttgtgtatgaattgaacttttaggatatgaattgagcctttaggatatgaattgaacttttgtggatatgaattgaaatttaggattgcgggaggattttgtagaaggggttgatgactttattagacatgcaatgcaacttccaccaagaataacttagacacagtacctggcatagtgtgcctttaattgttgttctcattagcgacaatgatgatgagaaggcaatggcatgtgtttcaaacagtgatggtgtaggtaggaatttaacatttcctaaattgataaaagaaaaggttatagaggaattttctacttcattttccaagaggaagtagagaattcctctataacctcttcttttatctgcttaggaaatgttaaattcttacctacaccatcactgtttgaaacacatgccattgtcttctcatcatcattgtcgctaatgagaacaacaattgatcaaagacacaccctgtcggGTACTGTTTCCAAGTTACTCTCTGTATctaagttcatcccgagtaatagtaccacgaggataatcaccaaagccaccagacaactttatgatgccaatgaagtaagatgagttattcaatgagactcgtattgtaaagaagaagaaagagactaatctagaaaggtgggtcgagggtcgagcctctacagtgatggtgtaggtaggaatttaacatttcctaaattgataaaagaaaaggttatagaggaattttctacttcattttccaagaggaagtagagaattcctctataacctcttcttttatctgcttaggaaatgttaaattcttacctacaccatcactgtttgaaacacatACCATtgtcttctcatcatcattgtcgctaatgagaacaacaattgatcaaagacacaccctgtcggGTACTGTTTCCAAGTTACTCTCTGTATctaagttcatcccgagtaatagtaccacgaggataatcaccaaagccaccagacaactttatgatgccaatgaagtaagatgagttattcaatgagactcgtattgtaaagaagaagaaagagactaatctagaaaggtgggtcgagggtcgagcctcgactatacatgtaagttttttacttttcattaagtattttgatttacttttatataaattttgaaatattaattcaatataatttttcttataggttcgGTTCACAGTTGatgtgggggaattcatacgcagtcagccacct encodes the following:
- the LOC138871198 gene encoding uncharacterized protein, translated to MVEHDTVEREENLKVSSLPVEESSAKEKDMGHIYVESTMTAPGLDSIGNTLPTSEFTMGLQEQEAIENMLAIAAEGSVIEGGEVVPEMRPLSDEENADSEEEDYDNMALEEFESVLRRNRKEKKKRRLMKDGKVVNEKVVPPALVVNVDDEAEEEPGSLVRKSSKNLTVPKSKKESSVNEKELRRVEGEKPGEKESEKVVEESCENVAEESTEKISRKSTDKLKSVTKSVKRKAEANE